Proteins from one Akkermansiaceae bacterium genomic window:
- a CDS encoding addiction module protein, producing the protein MAAIISYAQLEDEVLHLPLEDRSRLANRLLESLDEDDGLELGPEWNEELQRRVKKIDGGTARMIPGGEVSANVRARLEEVRNERR; encoded by the coding sequence ATGGCCGCGATCATTTCCTATGCCCAACTGGAGGATGAGGTGCTTCACCTTCCGCTTGAGGATCGTTCGCGGCTCGCCAACCGCTTGCTCGAAAGCCTCGACGAAGATGATGGCCTCGAACTGGGTCCGGAGTGGAATGAAGAACTTCAGCGGCGGGTGAAGAAGATCGACGGAGGCACGGCCCGGATGATTCCCGGCGGTGAGGTATCCGCCAACGTGAGGGCACGTCTGGAGGAAGTCCGCAACGAACGCCGATGA
- a CDS encoding c-type cytochrome gives MLRYISAAALIPTLAFAQSGDKKDHANMDPVVPAELIPPAPILPVDQALKAFKTAPGFVIEAFAAEPTVDKPVALDYDAAGRLWICEMQGYMPDIDGNGENIPQGRIVVVEDTNHDGKADKRTVFLDKLNLPRAVAVFPDGILFTDNENLLWIKRDGLKPVGEAEIAVPDFIEAGNVEHKSNGLIHGLDNWLYNAKSGKRVRRINGRWVVENTIFRGQWGIAKDNYGRLFHNHNSAFLFGDNVAPNLLQGNPGVTTKIAEFSGVGPNATWPIRVTPGVNRAYISKKNGYGSDTLNPETHKLINCTAAAGMTVYRGSNFPKEWADRALVTESCVQLVKAIEIKDGGSGKLTGSHPYEKEEWLASTDERFRPVSAYNAPDGTVIIVDMYHGIIQHKTFVTSYLREQYVSRGLDGPAHGQGRLYRVRSENGKLEAYEDLSKKTGPELVALLGHANGWHRDTAQRVLVDRGDASVAPQLVAVVAKNDNPLARIHALWTLEGLGKLDAAVIEPLLSAKDPKVVISGLWAASKLPDAELAKLSPILLKLEPATEEMKPYIARVLGPLATSAAWDKLTDMIVKSGKNPLVLGAAFSGLDHHELKFKAAAGDKIKNKDFLGWLDKGASNAPAKKAAGELLTGPDREAFVRGKKLYNGEAACFGCHGLAGEGVPNLGPPLDASEWVTGDVSIFGKILLHGLTGPIKVHGKVYVSPADMPGLFQNPAMTDAALADIATYVRNEWSNAAAPVKAEEFTKIREATKDRNGKPYTEAELRK, from the coding sequence ATGCTCCGTTACATTTCCGCCGCTGCATTGATCCCGACCCTCGCCTTCGCGCAGAGCGGGGATAAGAAAGACCATGCCAACATGGACCCGGTGGTCCCGGCGGAACTCATCCCTCCGGCCCCGATCCTGCCGGTCGATCAGGCGCTGAAGGCGTTCAAGACCGCTCCCGGATTCGTCATCGAGGCATTCGCCGCGGAACCCACCGTCGATAAGCCGGTCGCGCTCGACTACGATGCCGCCGGACGCCTGTGGATCTGTGAGATGCAGGGCTACATGCCGGACATCGACGGCAATGGCGAGAACATCCCCCAAGGACGCATCGTTGTCGTCGAGGACACCAACCATGATGGCAAGGCGGACAAGCGCACCGTCTTCCTCGACAAGCTGAACCTGCCGCGTGCCGTCGCCGTTTTTCCGGATGGCATCCTTTTCACCGACAACGAGAATCTGCTGTGGATCAAGCGGGACGGCCTCAAGCCGGTGGGCGAAGCGGAGATCGCCGTGCCTGATTTCATCGAGGCGGGCAACGTGGAGCACAAGAGCAACGGCCTGATCCACGGCCTGGACAACTGGCTCTACAACGCGAAGTCGGGCAAGCGTGTCCGCCGCATCAATGGCAGGTGGGTGGTGGAGAACACCATCTTCCGCGGCCAGTGGGGCATCGCGAAGGATAACTACGGCCGCCTCTTCCACAACCACAACTCCGCCTTCCTCTTCGGTGACAACGTCGCGCCCAACCTGCTCCAGGGGAATCCCGGCGTCACCACCAAGATCGCCGAGTTCAGCGGCGTCGGGCCGAACGCGACCTGGCCGATCCGGGTGACACCCGGCGTCAACCGCGCCTACATCTCCAAGAAGAACGGCTACGGGTCCGACACCCTGAACCCTGAGACGCACAAGCTCATCAACTGCACCGCCGCCGCGGGTATGACCGTCTATCGCGGCAGCAACTTCCCGAAGGAGTGGGCGGACCGCGCGCTGGTCACCGAGTCCTGCGTCCAGCTCGTCAAGGCGATCGAGATCAAGGACGGTGGCAGCGGCAAGCTCACCGGCAGCCATCCCTACGAAAAGGAAGAGTGGCTGGCCTCCACCGACGAACGCTTCCGCCCGGTGAGCGCTTACAATGCTCCGGACGGCACTGTGATCATTGTGGATATGTATCACGGCATCATCCAGCACAAGACCTTCGTCACCTCCTATCTGCGCGAGCAATACGTGAGCCGCGGACTGGACGGCCCGGCCCACGGACAGGGCCGCCTCTACCGCGTCCGTTCGGAGAACGGCAAGCTGGAAGCCTACGAAGACCTTTCCAAGAAGACCGGTCCGGAGCTGGTCGCCTTGCTGGGCCATGCGAACGGCTGGCACCGCGATACCGCACAGCGCGTGCTGGTGGACCGCGGCGATGCTTCCGTTGCCCCGCAACTGGTGGCGGTCGTCGCGAAGAATGACAACCCGCTGGCCCGCATCCACGCGCTGTGGACGCTGGAAGGTCTGGGCAAACTCGATGCCGCCGTGATCGAGCCGCTGCTTTCCGCGAAGGATCCGAAGGTCGTCATCTCCGGACTGTGGGCTGCTTCCAAACTGCCTGACGCCGAGCTTGCGAAGCTCTCCCCCATCCTCCTGAAACTGGAGCCTGCCACCGAGGAGATGAAGCCTTACATCGCACGGGTTCTCGGGCCGCTGGCCACGTCTGCCGCCTGGGACAAGCTCACCGACATGATCGTGAAATCCGGCAAGAACCCGCTGGTGCTGGGAGCCGCGTTCTCCGGTCTCGACCACCACGAACTCAAGTTCAAGGCGGCTGCGGGCGACAAGATCAAGAACAAGGACTTCCTCGGCTGGCTGGACAAGGGTGCCTCCAACGCCCCTGCGAAGAAGGCTGCCGGCGAGCTGCTGACCGGTCCCGACAGGGAAGCATTCGTCCGCGGCAAGAAGCTCTACAACGGCGAGGCCGCCTGCTTCGGCTGCCACGGACTGGCCGGTGAAGGTGTGCCGAACCTCGGACCGCCACTCGATGCTTCCGAATGGGTAACCGGTGACGTCAGCATCTTCGGCAAGATCCTGCTCCACGGTCTGACCGGCCCGATCAAGGTCCATGGAAAGGTCTATGTCTCCCCTGCGGACATGCCCGGACTGTTCCAGAATCCCGCCATGACCGATGCCGCCCTCGCGGACATCGCCACCTACGTGCGTAACGAATGGTCGAACGCCGCCGCTCCGGTGAAGGCGGAGGAGTTCACCAAGATCCGTGAGGCGACCAAGGATCGCAACGGCAAGCCCTACACCGAAGCCGAGCTGAGGAAGTAA
- a CDS encoding circularly permuted type 2 ATP-grasp protein, producing the protein MLQRSRSVPANTPPSTGGAGDAAWDEMTAPDGGIRPGWEDFAGKLQAMTSADRANLSATADRMLDDLGTTFNVYSDVGGTGQPYVIDPLPLMVRREEWDKISAGLIQRMRLLEMVVADLYGPQKLMAEGLIPPDLIHSNRSYQPQIRGVQPQGGKFLVGFSSDLVRMPGGIWKVLNDQVQGAQGLGQVLENRSVASNVLSDAYESARVARLQPFFDAERATLQELSMPRGEMPNVVFLTAGFRHPSYFEHAYKARLLGFPLVEAADLTVREKRLYLKTLGGLRRIDCVANRLGDDVIDPLDFWTMGRGGVPGIVEAWRSGNLALANAPGAGLASSPALLPFLPQICRKWLGEDLKLPFVETWWLGQADVRAKVLENFSRYVLLSASLDEPLLPVRWSSLSPNARKHWLTIIEERPYDFVAQLDVTPSVAPSLDGRSLASRPVVVRGFTLNSSGTPVTLPGGLGRVGKPGQAPQLWPVHAGSTKDVWILEGAEEPGKAKAGKPESPTMVRRHPAAAEVPSRIAEELFWVGRYAERIELATRLLRVTMKHLVGEAGRLQHEQLAACLDLLDAVGMAPAKKKTKAFGLLGALIDQVHGTNSGTGIPPLVRALLSNAAAARDRLSDDTWRFFNRLDGIIHPPPTPPQARELSVTLDQLILHLSAFAGMQAENMTRGQGWRFLEVGRRLERALGTLVLLQVAAAGEKDEEDSHFLEPVLEICDSVMTYRRRHFSKPRWDAVCELLFMDQTNPRSVAHQTAILQTESGNFPGDPNSGLFPQIVARLALLDEPFGKSGPRTTEELEVFSGRLEDLSDLLTQHYFSHSVRRVY; encoded by the coding sequence ATGCTCCAACGCAGTCGATCCGTTCCGGCGAACACTCCTCCGTCCACAGGCGGAGCGGGGGATGCCGCGTGGGATGAAATGACAGCACCGGATGGCGGGATACGGCCCGGCTGGGAGGATTTCGCCGGAAAGCTCCAGGCGATGACCTCTGCGGACCGCGCCAACCTCAGCGCCACCGCCGACCGGATGCTGGATGATCTGGGAACCACCTTCAACGTGTACAGTGACGTTGGCGGAACCGGTCAGCCTTATGTCATTGATCCGCTGCCGTTGATGGTCCGCCGGGAGGAATGGGACAAGATTTCAGCCGGGCTGATCCAGCGCATGCGTCTGTTGGAGATGGTGGTTGCGGACCTTTACGGCCCGCAGAAATTGATGGCGGAGGGCTTGATACCGCCGGATCTCATCCATTCCAACCGCTCCTACCAACCTCAGATCCGCGGGGTGCAGCCGCAGGGCGGGAAGTTCCTCGTCGGCTTTTCCAGTGATCTGGTGCGGATGCCCGGAGGGATCTGGAAGGTGCTGAACGACCAGGTCCAGGGAGCGCAGGGACTGGGTCAGGTGCTGGAGAACCGCAGCGTGGCCTCCAATGTCCTGTCCGACGCCTATGAAAGCGCGCGGGTGGCGAGGCTGCAGCCATTTTTCGATGCGGAAAGGGCGACCCTCCAGGAGCTGTCCATGCCCCGCGGAGAGATGCCGAACGTGGTGTTCCTCACCGCCGGGTTCCGCCATCCATCCTACTTCGAGCATGCCTACAAGGCACGTTTGCTGGGCTTTCCGCTGGTGGAGGCCGCGGACCTCACCGTGCGGGAAAAGCGCCTCTATCTGAAGACGCTCGGCGGGCTGCGGCGCATCGACTGCGTGGCCAACCGGCTGGGTGATGACGTGATCGATCCGCTGGATTTCTGGACCATGGGCCGGGGTGGTGTTCCCGGCATCGTGGAGGCATGGCGGAGCGGGAATCTCGCGCTGGCGAATGCTCCGGGCGCGGGGCTGGCATCATCGCCCGCATTGCTGCCGTTCCTCCCTCAGATCTGCCGCAAGTGGCTGGGGGAGGATCTGAAGCTGCCGTTCGTGGAAACGTGGTGGCTCGGCCAGGCGGACGTCCGTGCGAAGGTGTTGGAGAACTTCAGCCGCTACGTGCTGCTTTCCGCCTCGCTGGACGAGCCGTTGCTGCCGGTGCGGTGGTCGTCGCTGTCCCCGAACGCCCGGAAGCACTGGCTCACCATCATCGAGGAACGTCCTTACGATTTCGTCGCCCAGCTCGATGTCACGCCGAGCGTGGCACCGTCCCTGGACGGCCGCAGCCTGGCATCCAGGCCGGTGGTGGTGCGTGGGTTCACGCTGAATTCCTCCGGCACTCCGGTCACGCTGCCAGGTGGGCTGGGCAGGGTGGGCAAGCCCGGCCAAGCGCCCCAGCTCTGGCCGGTGCACGCCGGTTCCACCAAGGATGTGTGGATCCTGGAAGGTGCGGAGGAACCCGGCAAGGCGAAGGCCGGGAAGCCGGAGAGCCCCACCATGGTCCGCCGCCATCCTGCCGCGGCGGAAGTGCCCAGCCGCATCGCTGAGGAACTGTTCTGGGTGGGCAGGTATGCGGAGCGCATCGAGCTGGCCACCCGCCTGCTGAGGGTGACCATGAAACACCTCGTCGGAGAGGCCGGTCGGCTCCAGCACGAGCAACTGGCGGCATGCCTGGATCTGCTCGATGCCGTCGGGATGGCCCCCGCGAAGAAAAAGACCAAAGCGTTCGGTTTGCTGGGAGCTTTGATCGACCAGGTGCATGGAACCAACAGCGGGACCGGGATACCGCCGCTGGTGCGGGCGCTGCTTTCCAATGCCGCCGCCGCACGTGACAGGCTGTCCGATGACACGTGGAGGTTCTTCAACCGGTTGGACGGCATCATCCATCCACCTCCGACACCTCCGCAGGCACGGGAGCTTTCGGTGACCCTGGACCAGCTCATCCTCCATCTTTCCGCCTTTGCGGGCATGCAGGCGGAGAACATGACGCGGGGGCAGGGATGGAGGTTCCTTGAGGTAGGCCGCCGTCTGGAGCGGGCTCTGGGAACGCTGGTGTTGTTGCAGGTCGCAGCCGCCGGAGAGAAGGATGAGGAAGACTCCCATTTCCTGGAGCCGGTGCTGGAGATCTGCGACAGCGTGATGACCTACCGGCGCAGGCATTTCTCGAAGCCCCGTTGGGATGCAGTGTGCGAGCTGCTGTTCATGGACCAGACGAATCCGCGTTCGGTGGCCCACCAGACCGCGATCCTCCAGACGGAGTCCGGAAACTTCCCCGGAGACCCCAACAGTGGATTGTTTCCGCAGATCGTCGCACGGCTCGCCTTGCTGGACGAACCGTTCGGTAAATCAGGCCCCCGGACCACGGAGGAACTCGAAGTCTTCAGCGGAAGGCTCGAGGATCTGTCCGACCTGCTGACGCAACACTACTTCAGTCACTCCGTCCGACGGGTATATTGA